A single window of Chloracidobacterium thermophilum B DNA harbors:
- the proS gene encoding proline--tRNA ligase — protein sequence MSEQKLPTRAEDFNEWYNQLVLRAELADYAPVRGCMIVRPYGWALWENIQAALDRRFKATGHLNAAFPLLIPKSFLEREASHVEGFSPELAVVTIGGNKELEEPLVVRPTSETVIGHAYARWIQSYRDLPVLINQWCSVVRWELRTKLFLRTLEFFWQEGHTAHATFEEAEAETRQMLDVYTDFAVNEAALPVIPGIKSESERFAGADRTYSIEAMMGDGKALQAGTSHNLGQNFARAFDIQFLDRDGERKYCWTTSWGMSTRIVGAIIMVHGDDQGLVLPPRLAPIQVVVVPIHKNEDERALVMESATGLYQEMVKVGIRVKLDTREGLTPGFKFNDWEMRGVPLRIEIGPKDVEKGVVVLARRDRPGKEGKSVVGREGAIVTIASMLEDIQLAMLAKARAFRDARLHDVSDYNAFKEAIETGFARVWWDGDAALERQIKEETRATLRCIPLDQPDQVGTCFMTGRPTRTQAIFARAY from the coding sequence GCTGTGGGAAAACATTCAGGCGGCGCTCGACCGCCGCTTCAAGGCCACGGGCCACCTCAACGCTGCTTTTCCCCTGCTCATTCCAAAGAGCTTTCTGGAACGCGAAGCCTCGCACGTCGAAGGGTTCTCGCCCGAACTGGCCGTGGTCACGATTGGCGGTAACAAAGAACTCGAAGAACCGCTTGTGGTGCGCCCAACGTCGGAGACGGTCATCGGGCACGCCTATGCCAGGTGGATTCAGTCCTACCGCGACCTGCCGGTGCTTATCAACCAGTGGTGCAGCGTCGTCCGGTGGGAACTGCGGACGAAACTCTTTCTGCGCACGCTGGAATTTTTCTGGCAGGAAGGGCACACGGCGCACGCCACCTTCGAGGAAGCCGAAGCCGAAACCCGCCAGATGCTCGATGTCTATACCGATTTTGCCGTCAACGAGGCGGCGCTGCCGGTCATTCCCGGTATCAAGTCCGAGTCGGAGCGTTTTGCCGGCGCCGACCGTACCTACTCGATTGAAGCCATGATGGGCGACGGCAAGGCGCTCCAGGCCGGTACTTCCCACAACCTGGGGCAGAATTTTGCCAGGGCGTTTGACATCCAGTTTCTTGACCGCGACGGTGAACGGAAATACTGCTGGACAACGTCGTGGGGGATGTCCACGCGGATCGTGGGCGCGATCATCATGGTGCACGGCGACGACCAGGGCCTGGTTCTGCCGCCCCGCCTGGCGCCGATTCAGGTGGTCGTTGTTCCGATTCACAAAAACGAGGACGAACGTGCGCTGGTGATGGAATCCGCCACGGGCCTGTATCAGGAAATGGTCAAGGTGGGCATTCGGGTCAAACTCGATACGCGGGAAGGGTTGACACCCGGCTTCAAGTTCAATGACTGGGAAATGCGCGGCGTTCCCCTGCGCATCGAGATCGGGCCGAAGGATGTGGAAAAGGGCGTCGTCGTGCTGGCGCGGCGGGATCGTCCAGGCAAGGAGGGCAAGTCGGTAGTGGGCCGTGAAGGTGCCATTGTCACCATTGCCTCCATGCTGGAGGACATCCAACTCGCCATGCTCGCCAAGGCCAGGGCCTTTCGGGATGCCCGCCTCCATGACGTGTCCGACTACAATGCTTTCAAGGAAGCCATCGAGACAGGTTTCGCACGGGTGTGGTGGGATGGCGATGCCGCACTCGAACGTCAGATCAAGGAAGAAACCAGAGCGACGCTCCGGTGCATTCCGCTCGACCAGCCTGACCAGGTGGGAACGTGCTTTATGACCGGGCGGCCGACCCGCACCCAGGCTATCTTTGCACGAGCTTACTAG